A genomic window from Rhizobium sp. EC-SD404 includes:
- the flhA gene encoding flagellar biosynthesis protein FlhA: protein MAQIQALSPAFPKKQGRDVGFALGIVAILAILFLPLPPILIDMGLAFSIALSVLILMVSLWIQRPLEFSSFPTILLIATMLRLAMNIATTRIILSQGHEGTDAAGSVIHGFANLVMSGDFVIGLIVFLILIVVNFIVITKGATRIAEVGARFTLDAIPGKQMSIDADLSAGIIDEKEAQHRRKELEEESSFFGSMDGASKFVRGDAIAGLLITAINIFGGIIIGYTRHDMPIGEAADVFVRLSVGDGLVTQIPALIVSLAAGLLVARGGTTGSADQAVIGQLSHYPKALIVAAVLMFVLAIMPGLPFLPFVALGGVMAFGGWVIPRQIEAVKLAEAEVERSTKMEEQAKEKDSVKSVLKTAEVELLLGKHVSSRLLGAHQELAFRVGKMRKKFAMQYGFVVPEIKVSDDYSVPQKGYQIRIHGTVVAANELRVGEVMVVKQAGRMPSVPGDDIREPAFGMPAISMPESFTEDLKREGFQPIDNVSVVLTHMSEVIRNNLPQLLSYKDMKVLLERLDPEYKKLADEICSSHMTYSGLQAVLKLLLAERVSIRNLHLIIEAVAELAPHVRKTEQIVEHVRIRMAQQLCGDLAENGVLRVLRLGNRWDLAFHQALKRDNKGEVVEFDIDPRHLEEFSDQATKVIREELDKGRPFVLVTAPDARPYVRMIIERLFATMPVISHVEIAKGLEIKVLGSIS, encoded by the coding sequence ATGGCGCAAATCCAGGCCCTTTCTCCGGCATTTCCCAAGAAGCAAGGCCGCGACGTGGGCTTCGCGCTCGGGATCGTCGCGATCCTCGCGATCCTGTTCCTGCCGCTTCCACCTATCCTCATCGACATGGGCCTCGCGTTCTCGATCGCGCTGTCGGTCCTGATCCTTATGGTCTCGCTGTGGATCCAGCGTCCGCTCGAGTTCTCGTCGTTTCCGACGATTCTTCTGATTGCGACGATGCTGCGGCTTGCGATGAACATCGCGACGACCCGTATCATCCTGTCCCAGGGCCATGAAGGCACAGATGCCGCGGGCAGCGTGATTCATGGCTTTGCGAACCTCGTCATGTCCGGCGACTTCGTCATCGGCCTGATCGTGTTCCTGATTCTGATCGTCGTGAACTTCATCGTCATCACCAAGGGCGCCACGCGCATCGCGGAAGTCGGCGCCCGCTTCACGCTGGACGCGATCCCCGGCAAACAGATGTCGATCGATGCCGACCTGTCGGCGGGCATCATCGACGAGAAGGAAGCGCAGCACCGCCGCAAGGAGCTGGAAGAGGAAAGCTCCTTCTTCGGTTCGATGGATGGTGCGTCCAAATTCGTTCGCGGCGATGCGATTGCCGGGCTTTTGATTACCGCCATCAACATTTTCGGCGGCATCATCATCGGCTATACGCGCCACGACATGCCGATCGGCGAAGCGGCCGACGTCTTCGTGCGCCTGTCCGTCGGCGATGGTCTCGTCACGCAGATCCCCGCGCTGATCGTCTCACTGGCCGCTGGCCTCCTGGTGGCACGCGGTGGCACGACAGGTTCGGCCGATCAGGCCGTCATCGGTCAGCTCAGCCACTATCCGAAGGCGCTGATCGTCGCGGCCGTGCTGATGTTCGTGCTCGCGATCATGCCAGGCCTGCCGTTCCTTCCATTCGTGGCGCTTGGCGGCGTCATGGCTTTTGGTGGCTGGGTCATTCCACGGCAGATCGAAGCGGTGAAGCTTGCGGAGGCCGAGGTCGAGCGCAGCACGAAGATGGAAGAGCAGGCGAAGGAAAAGGACTCGGTCAAGTCCGTGCTGAAGACCGCCGAAGTCGAGCTTCTGCTCGGCAAGCACGTCTCGTCGCGGCTGCTCGGCGCGCATCAGGAACTGGCGTTCCGCGTCGGCAAAATGCGCAAGAAGTTCGCGATGCAGTACGGTTTCGTCGTGCCCGAGATCAAGGTCAGCGACGACTATTCGGTGCCTCAGAAGGGCTACCAGATCCGCATCCACGGAACGGTCGTTGCCGCAAACGAGCTGCGGGTGGGTGAGGTGATGGTGGTCAAGCAGGCCGGCCGCATGCCGAGCGTGCCGGGCGACGATATCCGCGAGCCCGCTTTCGGCATGCCCGCGATTTCGATGCCCGAAAGCTTCACCGAAGACCTCAAGCGTGAAGGCTTTCAGCCGATCGACAACGTTTCCGTCGTGCTGACGCATATGAGCGAAGTCATTCGCAACAATTTGCCGCAGCTTTTGTCCTACAAGGACATGAAGGTTCTACTCGAACGGCTCGACCCCGAGTACAAGAAGCTCGCTGACGAAATCTGCTCGTCGCACATGACCTATTCGGGCCTGCAGGCCGTGCTGAAGCTGCTGCTTGCCGAGCGCGTCTCGATTCGAAACCTGCATCTCATCATCGAAGCGGTTGCTGAACTCGCGCCGCATGTGCGCAAGACCGAGCAGATCGTCGAGCACGTGCGCATCCGGATGGCCCAGCAATTGTGCGGCGATCTGGCCGAGAACGGCGTCCTGCGCGTGCTACGTCTTGGCAACCGCTGGGATCTCGCCTTCCACCAGGCGCTCAAGCGGGACAACAAGGGCGAGGTCGTCGAATTCGATATCGATCCGCGCCATCTGGAAGAATTCAGCGATCAGGCCACGAAGGTCATCCGCGAGGAGTTGGACAAGGGTCGTCCTTTCGTGCTCGTCACTGCGCCCGATGCGCGGCCTTACGTGCGCATGATCATCGAACGCCTCTTTGCGACCATGCCCGTCATTTCGCATGTGGAGATCGCCAAGGGACTCGAGATCAAGGTTCTGGGTTCGATCTCTTGA
- a CDS encoding flagellar hook-associated family protein: MKTTFVSTSAMQNAVRLAIQRAQAEVTDRQQEVVTNRYADVGLALGSKSTRSISLNREVARIDAVLDTNALVGQRLSSSQVVLGQMSESAQQMLDTLITLSDGENESLVKVAQQTINGALGNFAALANTSNSGEYLFAGVNTDVRPMNDYFAPGSPAKAAFDDLFQNRFGFSQNDPQTETITAADLTDFLDTDVKAMFEGPEWNTNWSSASDTNLTNRINGSEVIQSSTNANNTGFRQFAMAAVVGSELVGGNWNSETRAALSDSVISMAGSAITSIDEQRAELGVAEMRVTKANVSLRTQKDIVAVYIGELEGVDPYEAATRMNTLLTQMEASYALTARIQQMSLLNFL; the protein is encoded by the coding sequence ATGAAGACAACCTTCGTCTCGACCAGCGCAATGCAGAACGCAGTCCGCCTCGCGATCCAGCGCGCACAGGCGGAGGTGACCGATCGGCAGCAGGAAGTCGTCACCAATCGATATGCTGATGTGGGCCTGGCCCTCGGCTCGAAGTCGACGCGCTCGATCTCGCTCAACCGCGAAGTTGCGCGTATCGACGCCGTCCTCGATACCAACGCTCTGGTCGGTCAGCGACTGTCGTCTTCGCAGGTCGTTCTCGGACAGATGTCTGAGAGTGCGCAGCAGATGCTGGATACATTGATCACGCTCAGTGACGGCGAGAACGAGTCACTGGTGAAAGTCGCGCAGCAGACCATCAACGGTGCACTCGGCAATTTCGCAGCGCTGGCGAACACGTCAAACAGCGGCGAATATCTCTTTGCCGGAGTGAATACCGACGTTCGGCCGATGAACGACTATTTCGCGCCTGGCTCCCCTGCCAAAGCTGCGTTTGATGATCTGTTTCAGAATCGCTTCGGCTTCTCCCAGAACGATCCACAGACGGAAACGATTACGGCAGCCGATCTCACGGATTTCCTCGATACCGACGTCAAAGCGATGTTCGAGGGTCCCGAATGGAACACCAACTGGTCGAGCGCATCCGACACCAATCTGACGAACCGGATCAACGGTTCGGAGGTGATCCAGAGTTCGACCAACGCCAACAACACGGGCTTCCGGCAATTCGCCATGGCCGCCGTCGTCGGCAGCGAACTCGTCGGCGGGAACTGGAACAGCGAGACGCGGGCGGCGCTCAGCGACTCGGTGATCAGCATGGCCGGCAGCGCGATCACGTCGATCGACGAGCAGCGCGCCGAGCTTGGTGTCGCCGAGATGCGGGTGACGAAGGCCAATGTGAGCCTGCGTACCCAGAAAGATATCGTTGCGGTCTATATCGGCGAACTCGAAGGCGTCGATCCCTACGAGGCTGCAACACGCATGAATACACTGCTCACCCAGATGGAAGCGTCATACGCGCTGACCGCGCGTATCCAGCAGATGAGCTTGTTGAACTTCCTCTAG
- the flbT gene encoding flagellar biosynthesis repressor FlbT: MKSSLRISLKSGERIFINGAVLRVDRKVSLEFLNDVTFLLENHVLQPEDATTPLRQLYFIVQMMLINPEGADQSMNMFKKSIMMLLNCFHNEEIRTQLKLIDEVVSGKKPFEALKMIRKLYPLEDDVLNTPEMTPATITAIQKEIAPWR, from the coding sequence ATGAAGAGTTCGCTCCGGATTTCGCTGAAGAGCGGCGAAAGAATCTTCATCAACGGCGCCGTCCTTAGGGTCGACCGCAAGGTATCACTCGAGTTCCTCAACGACGTCACGTTCCTTCTGGAAAACCATGTTCTTCAGCCGGAAGATGCGACGACGCCGCTCAGGCAGCTCTATTTCATCGTGCAGATGATGCTGATCAACCCGGAAGGGGCGGATCAGTCGATGAACATGTTCAAGAAGTCGATCATGATGCTCTTGAACTGCTTCCACAACGAAGAAATCCGCACGCAGTTGAAGCTGATCGACGAAGTCGTTTCCGGCAAGAAGCCTTTTGAAGCGCTCAAGATGATCCGCAAGCTCTACCCCCTCGAGGATGATGTTCTGAACACCCCCGAGATGACGCCGGCAACGATCACCGCGATCCAGAAGGAGATTGCGCCATGGAGGTAG
- a CDS encoding rod-binding protein, which yields MAISTASDIVLDVINAADPSSVREAHRALTAKAANGAQSASIEFSIARDGSSASRIDRSGMSPADDAMKTYRDFEAMVLQTFVKSMLPQDAEEMFGEGTAGEIWKGMMAEQLGRMISEGGGIGIAEQLAPNGERITAEGRMVSPHTPDAARDRATMMLEELQRTTLNDWKDLEGQERTEAADKFA from the coding sequence TTGGCTATCTCCACCGCGAGCGACATCGTTCTCGACGTGATCAACGCAGCAGATCCGTCGAGCGTGCGCGAAGCTCACCGCGCACTGACGGCCAAGGCCGCCAATGGTGCGCAGTCGGCGTCGATCGAGTTTTCGATCGCTCGCGATGGGAGCTCAGCCTCACGCATCGACCGCAGCGGAATGTCGCCGGCCGACGATGCGATGAAGACCTATCGGGACTTCGAGGCCATGGTGTTGCAGACTTTCGTCAAATCGATGCTTCCACAGGATGCCGAGGAAATGTTCGGCGAGGGGACGGCGGGCGAAATCTGGAAAGGCATGATGGCCGAACAGCTCGGCCGGATGATTTCCGAGGGCGGCGGCATCGGCATTGCCGAACAGCTTGCACCGAATGGCGAACGCATCACGGCCGAGGGCCGAATGGTATCGCCGCATACACCGGACGCTGCACGCGACCGCGCGACCATGATGCTTGAAGAGCTGCAACGGACGACGCTGAACGACTGGAAAGATCTTGAGGGACAGGAACGCACTGAAGCTGCGGACAAATTCGCCTAA
- the fliQ gene encoding flagellar biosynthesis protein FliQ, translating into MNEADALELVQNAIWTIIVASGPAVLVAMVVGVGIAFIQALTQVQEITLTFVPKIVAILVTVAISAPFVGAQISLFTNIVFSRIESGF; encoded by the coding sequence ATGAATGAAGCAGACGCTCTCGAACTGGTTCAGAATGCCATCTGGACGATCATCGTGGCCTCTGGGCCGGCGGTGCTCGTCGCCATGGTCGTCGGTGTCGGTATCGCCTTCATTCAGGCCCTTACGCAGGTTCAGGAAATCACCCTGACCTTCGTTCCAAAGATCGTCGCGATCCTCGTCACCGTCGCCATTTCGGCGCCGTTCGTCGGGGCGCAGATTTCGCTTTTCACCAATATCGTCTTCTCGCGCATTGAGAGCGGCTTTTAG
- the flgK gene encoding flagellar hook-associated protein FlgK yields the protein MSLTSALNTAQSILSNTSTQTSIVSRNISNAASENYVRRSATLASNGWGAQVVNISRATNDVLFRDSLVSTSSASGQNALLDGIDQIRALIGGNDFENAPAALMGSLRDSLQLFASQPSNTSAAQAAVSDAILVADGIRQSSIDLQKMRLQTDTEISRQVEDLNKLLGEFEVVNNDIRNATRSGDDASDALDSRDGLLKRISEIIGVTVVKRPNNDIALYTKEGATLFETVPRDVTFQRTNGFDATTTGNAVLIDGVPLNAGEGGATTASGSLGALIQVRDSIAPTYQAQLDEMSRALVTTFREVSQSGGVDLPGLFTWGSGTIPADGTIVPGMAMSLSVNAAYIQPAGDAFLLRDGGANGADYIVNVDGGAGFSSLVEGLVTQISLPVNFDVNAQIGNSASLIDFGASSVGWMESLRQQANTAAENKNASYYRTTQALSNATGVNIDEEMAKLLELEQSYKASTRIITAVDEMIDTLLRVSG from the coding sequence ATGTCTCTGACATCGGCACTCAATACGGCTCAATCGATCCTATCGAACACATCGACGCAGACGTCGATCGTGTCTCGAAATATCTCGAATGCAGCTTCAGAGAACTATGTCCGGCGATCCGCCACGCTTGCGAGCAACGGGTGGGGCGCACAGGTCGTCAACATCTCGCGCGCCACCAACGACGTTCTTTTTCGCGACAGTCTCGTGTCGACATCGTCGGCCAGCGGTCAGAACGCGCTGCTCGACGGCATCGACCAGATCCGGGCGCTGATCGGCGGCAATGATTTCGAGAACGCGCCAGCTGCTCTCATGGGGTCGCTCCGAGACTCGCTTCAGCTGTTCGCCTCGCAGCCAAGCAACACGAGCGCCGCCCAGGCAGCGGTGTCGGATGCGATTCTCGTCGCCGACGGCATTCGCCAGTCGTCCATCGATCTGCAGAAGATGCGTCTGCAAACCGACACCGAAATTTCACGGCAGGTCGAGGACCTCAACAAGCTGCTCGGTGAGTTCGAGGTCGTCAACAACGACATAAGAAATGCGACCCGCAGCGGTGATGACGCGTCCGATGCACTGGATAGCCGCGACGGGCTGCTGAAGCGCATTTCCGAAATCATCGGCGTAACGGTGGTGAAGCGTCCCAACAACGACATCGCGCTTTACACCAAGGAGGGCGCCACGCTCTTCGAAACCGTGCCGCGCGACGTGACCTTCCAACGCACAAACGGGTTTGACGCGACCACCACTGGAAATGCGGTCCTGATCGATGGTGTACCGCTCAATGCGGGCGAGGGCGGCGCAACGACCGCATCCGGCTCGTTGGGGGCACTGATCCAAGTTCGTGATTCCATCGCGCCGACCTACCAGGCGCAACTGGACGAGATGTCGCGCGCGCTGGTCACCACATTCCGCGAAGTTTCGCAGTCCGGCGGTGTTGATCTGCCAGGTCTTTTCACTTGGGGTAGCGGCACGATCCCGGCGGACGGCACGATCGTGCCCGGCATGGCGATGTCGCTTTCGGTCAATGCGGCATACATCCAACCGGCCGGCGACGCTTTCCTGCTTCGTGACGGCGGAGCTAACGGCGCAGACTACATTGTCAATGTCGATGGTGGCGCTGGCTTCTCGTCGCTGGTCGAAGGTCTGGTGACGCAGATTTCCCTGCCCGTGAATTTCGATGTGAACGCCCAGATCGGCAACAGCGCGTCATTGATCGATTTCGGTGCAAGCTCGGTCGGCTGGATGGAAAGCCTGCGCCAGCAGGCGAACACGGCTGCCGAGAACAAGAACGCTTCTTACTATCGAACCACCCAGGCGCTTTCCAATGCCACCGGCGTCAACATCGACGAAGAGATGGCCAAGCTCCTGGAGCTGGAGCAATCCTATAAGGCATCCACCCGCATCATTACTGCGGTGGACGAGATGATTGACACGCTTTTGAGAGTGTCGGGCTAA
- a CDS encoding flagellar hook protein FlgE: MSLNGMMRTGVSGMNAQANRLSTVAENIANSDTAGYKRASTEFSSLILPGSSGSYNSGAVTTDVRYNVNKQGELEFTSSATDLAIEGPGFFIVENGNGDPFLTRAGSFVPNGSGELVNAAGFTLLGYPYDGNGTPQTVVNGFDGLSPVNIGQGNLSATASTEGNFAGNLPSGALPGETVSSSLAVFDNVGNTVLVDLVYTKTQEADPENNVPEIWKMNVRRRDGGGELNVPLPSEPVELVFEAGQLTSTESMQFSLNPLDPTSPIIDMDIGRMTALGYPYDVADAGVNGSAPSKLESVEISSDGIVYGQYENGDLKPLYRLAMANVQSPDKLQPLAGNVYTQGVDSGVIVTGFAESGNFGSVISSALEGSNVDIAEELTSMIESQRSYTANSKVFQTGSDLMEILVNLKR; this comes from the coding sequence ATGAGTCTCAACGGCATGATGCGCACCGGCGTATCGGGAATGAACGCGCAGGCTAACCGGCTCAGCACGGTTGCAGAGAACATCGCGAACTCCGATACGGCAGGCTACAAACGGGCCTCGACCGAGTTCTCGTCGTTGATCCTTCCAGGCTCTTCCGGCTCCTACAATTCCGGCGCAGTGACGACAGACGTTCGCTACAACGTGAACAAGCAGGGTGAGCTTGAGTTCACGTCCTCGGCAACCGATCTCGCGATCGAGGGCCCTGGCTTCTTCATCGTTGAAAATGGCAATGGCGACCCATTCCTCACACGTGCCGGCTCGTTCGTGCCGAATGGCAGCGGCGAACTGGTGAACGCCGCCGGTTTCACGCTGCTCGGCTACCCTTACGATGGCAACGGAACACCTCAGACCGTCGTCAACGGTTTCGATGGGCTGTCACCGGTCAATATCGGCCAGGGCAATTTGAGCGCAACGGCATCAACCGAAGGCAATTTCGCCGGCAATTTGCCGTCGGGCGCACTTCCCGGTGAGACGGTTAGCAGTTCGCTTGCGGTCTTTGATAATGTCGGCAACACAGTTCTGGTAGACTTGGTTTACACCAAAACCCAGGAAGCCGATCCGGAAAACAATGTTCCTGAAATCTGGAAAATGAATGTAAGACGCCGTGACGGTGGTGGTGAACTAAATGTTCCGTTGCCTTCAGAGCCCGTGGAATTGGTATTCGAAGCTGGTCAGCTGACCAGCACGGAAAGCATGCAGTTCAGTTTGAATCCGCTTGATCCCACTTCGCCGATCATAGACATGGACATTGGCCGGATGACTGCGCTCGGCTATCCCTACGACGTCGCTGATGCCGGTGTGAACGGCAGTGCGCCGAGCAAGCTCGAAAGCGTCGAAATCAGCTCAGACGGCATCGTCTACGGCCAGTACGAGAACGGCGACCTCAAGCCGCTTTATCGCCTGGCCATGGCCAATGTTCAGAGCCCGGACAAGCTGCAGCCGCTGGCTGGTAACGTCTACACTCAGGGCGTCGATTCCGGCGTGATCGTCACCGGTTTCGCCGAGAGCGGCAATTTCGGTTCGGTCATCTCCAGTGCTTTGGAAGGCTCCAACGTCGATATCGCGGAAGAGCTCACCAGCATGATCGAATCCCAGCGCAGCTATACGGCCAATTCGAAGGTCTTCCAGACGGGTTCGGACCTGATGGAAATCCTGGTCAATCTGAAACGATAA
- a CDS encoding response regulator transcription factor codes for MIVVVDERELVTEGFKSLFGREGVPSASFEPREFQAWVHTAADTDLDAVEAFLIGKSNSSFELPRAIRSRSAAPVIAVNDTHSLEATLALYDSGVDDVVRNPVHPREILARAAAIRRRLKSMVNHTDIGSIRVFSDGRDPEIEGNTFALPRRERRILEYLVANRGKRVTKGQIFNAIYGIFDEDVEENVVESHISKLRKKLRNKLGVDPIDSKRFLGYCIDWD; via the coding sequence ATGATCGTTGTGGTTGACGAGCGAGAGCTCGTGACGGAAGGCTTTAAATCGCTTTTCGGACGGGAGGGTGTGCCGTCCGCAAGCTTTGAGCCTCGTGAGTTTCAGGCGTGGGTTCACACGGCGGCGGATACGGATCTCGATGCGGTCGAGGCCTTTCTGATCGGCAAGTCAAATTCAAGCTTCGAACTGCCTCGGGCTATTCGCAGCCGGTCCGCAGCACCGGTGATCGCGGTCAACGATACGCATTCTCTCGAAGCCACGCTGGCTCTCTATGACAGCGGCGTCGACGATGTCGTTCGCAACCCGGTTCATCCCAGGGAAATTTTGGCGCGTGCGGCAGCCATCCGCCGACGCTTGAAGTCGATGGTCAACCATACGGACATCGGCTCGATCCGTGTGTTCTCGGATGGTCGCGACCCGGAAATCGAAGGCAACACATTCGCGCTGCCCCGCAGAGAGCGGCGCATCTTAGAGTATCTTGTCGCCAACCGTGGCAAGCGTGTCACCAAGGGACAGATATTCAATGCCATTTACGGCATCTTCGACGAAGACGTCGAAGAGAATGTCGTCGAAAGCCACATCAGCAAGCTGCGCAAGAAACTGCGCAACAAGCTCGGCGTCGACCCGATCGATTCCAAGAGATTCCTCGGCTACTGCATCGACTGGGACTAG
- a CDS encoding transglycosylase SLT domain-containing protein encodes MRAGLIALLLAMCISSQVTEASAASCEAEIAEAAEAYDIPVGILYSVGLTETGMRGSLQPFALNVEGKAHFARSKSEAVGVLNDALSQGKVLVDLGCMQINHHYHRDQFVSVDAMLDPHTNVRYAARFLHELKGRHESWTMAVARYHAGPNNDPAQKRYVCRVISNLVATGYGQWTPGARAFCT; translated from the coding sequence ATGCGCGCAGGACTGATCGCACTGCTTCTGGCGATGTGTATCTCTAGCCAGGTGACTGAGGCTTCAGCGGCAAGCTGCGAAGCCGAGATCGCCGAAGCCGCCGAAGCTTACGACATTCCTGTCGGCATTCTCTATTCCGTCGGATTGACTGAAACCGGGATGCGCGGCTCGCTACAGCCCTTCGCACTCAATGTCGAAGGCAAAGCTCATTTCGCACGATCGAAGAGCGAAGCGGTGGGTGTCCTGAACGACGCTTTGTCACAAGGGAAAGTGCTCGTCGATCTTGGCTGCATGCAAATCAACCATCACTATCACCGCGACCAGTTCGTCTCGGTCGATGCCATGCTCGATCCGCATACCAATGTTCGCTATGCGGCGCGGTTTCTGCACGAGCTGAAAGGGCGGCATGAAAGTTGGACGATGGCAGTCGCGCGCTACCACGCCGGCCCCAACAACGACCCCGCCCAGAAGCGTTACGTGTGCCGTGTCATCAGTAATCTGGTGGCGACGGGCTACGGGCAGTGGACGCCGGGTGCCCGTGCATTCTGCACGTGA
- the flgD gene encoding flagellar hook assembly protein FlgD, with protein sequence MEVGATGSATTNTATPKSQQASENAMLDYDNFLQLLVAQMRNQDPTEPMDSTQQIAQLATFSQVEQTIQTNRRLEMLLQSSALSEANAVIGRTLTSTDGLTSGVVKEVLLRADGITAILEDGKKIDVTSGVSIS encoded by the coding sequence ATGGAGGTAGGGGCGACAGGTAGCGCGACGACGAATACGGCGACGCCCAAATCGCAGCAGGCGTCTGAGAACGCCATGCTCGACTACGACAACTTCCTTCAGCTTCTGGTCGCGCAGATGCGCAACCAGGATCCGACGGAGCCGATGGATTCGACCCAGCAGATCGCACAGCTGGCGACCTTCTCCCAGGTCGAGCAGACGATCCAGACGAACAGGCGGCTCGAAATGCTGCTTCAATCGTCCGCATTGTCGGAGGCCAACGCCGTCATCGGTCGGACGCTGACCTCGACAGACGGCCTGACCTCGGGCGTCGTCAAGGAGGTTCTCTTGCGTGCCGACGGGATCACTGCGATCCTCGAAGACGGCAAGAAGATCGATGTGACGTCGGGCGTTTCCATCAGCTGA
- the flaF gene encoding flagellar biosynthesis regulator FlaF yields MYQFSYAEIQQDDVAESKDRERQVLDRSIGLLERARRAGPKSRDAIEALYFTNRVWMRFIEDLNAPDNELDLSLKANLISVGFWILRESDKIRKGESENFEGIIDISSIIRDGLK; encoded by the coding sequence ATGTATCAGTTTTCTTATGCCGAGATACAGCAGGATGATGTTGCTGAATCGAAGGACCGGGAGCGGCAGGTTCTCGACAGGTCCATCGGCCTTCTCGAGCGCGCGCGCAGGGCGGGACCGAAATCCCGAGATGCGATCGAGGCTCTCTACTTCACCAATCGCGTCTGGATGCGATTCATCGAAGACCTGAACGCGCCGGACAATGAGCTCGACCTTTCGCTCAAGGCAAATCTGATCTCCGTCGGCTTCTGGATTCTGCGCGAGAGCGACAAGATCCGGAAGGGCGAGTCCGAGAACTTCGAAGGCATCATCGACATCTCGTCGATCATCAGGGATGGATTGAAATGA
- the fliR gene encoding flagellar biosynthetic protein FliR: protein MITDPEGSVLALFAAFCRIGACFMLLPGFGTIRVPLQIRLLVAIGISFALAPLMWDQIYPRVSEGGPGYIGIVGVELLIGSVIGLLARYYVAALQFAGSVISMVIGFNGMPGGGIEDMEQHTDLSRLISFTGILMLFMLDFHHVVIVSLTSSYDFMPLGLAFDSQLALVSLTDTLLASFRLVLQLSSPFIIYGLVFNLAVGLVNKLAPQIPVYFISLPFLIAGGLILIYFGSTDFFRLYGAGFEPIFMER from the coding sequence TTGATCACCGATCCCGAAGGCTCGGTTCTCGCTCTTTTCGCGGCGTTCTGCAGGATCGGTGCCTGTTTCATGCTGCTGCCGGGCTTCGGCACCATTCGCGTGCCTCTGCAAATCAGGCTCTTGGTTGCGATCGGCATTTCCTTTGCGCTCGCGCCGCTCATGTGGGACCAGATCTATCCCCGCGTCTCGGAAGGCGGCCCGGGTTATATCGGCATCGTCGGGGTCGAGCTTCTCATCGGCTCGGTCATAGGCCTTCTGGCGCGCTACTACGTAGCCGCGCTCCAGTTCGCGGGTTCGGTCATCTCCATGGTCATCGGCTTCAACGGCATGCCGGGTGGCGGCATCGAGGACATGGAGCAGCACACCGACCTGTCTCGACTGATCAGCTTCACCGGCATCCTCATGCTGTTCATGCTGGATTTCCATCATGTGGTGATCGTGTCGCTGACCAGTTCCTACGACTTCATGCCGCTCGGCCTCGCTTTCGACTCCCAACTGGCCCTGGTATCGCTGACCGACACGCTGCTCGCTTCGTTCCGGCTGGTGCTTCAGTTATCCAGCCCGTTCATCATCTACGGTCTCGTCTTCAACCTCGCCGTGGGTCTCGTGAACAAGCTTGCGCCCCAGATTCCGGTCTACTTCATTTCGCTGCCGTTCCTGATCGCCGGCGGCCTGATCCTGATCTATTTCGGGTCGACCGATTTCTTCCGGCTCTATGGCGCCGGTTTCGAACCGATCTTCATGGAGCGGTGA